TTCCAGATAGGTAGGTGAAGCACACAAGACCCGACGGCTTTGCATGATGCGACGAACCATGATGTCAGGGATTTTGCGCTGTTCGGCGAAACATATGGTGGCGTCAAAGCCCTCGCTCTGCAAATCGACAACGCGATCTGTGAGTTCCAAGGACACCTGAACATCAGGGTTTTCCTCGAGAAATGCAGGCAAAACTGGGATCAATTGAGACTTACCAAACGCAACACTTGATGCGATTTTGAGCATCCCACGCGGGATACCGTCCAAGTTCAGGATTAGCGCCTCAGCCTCCTTGTACTTTTCCGCCATGGCTTTGCACTTTTCGTAGAATTCCTGGCCTTCTTGCGTCGGTGAGACGCCTGTTCTGGTCCGATTAAGCAAACGGTAGTGAACCTGATCTTCAAGCAGACCAATTTGTTTACTGACCGCAGAGGGTGTCTGTCCAATCGTTCGTGCCGCAGCCGAAATGCTGCCGCGTTCGACAACAGTCGCAAAGGTCAACATCTGCGCAGAAATATCCATTATACATCACTTCCCTGTGCCTATCCGGAACAGGCCCTTTGCCAAATTGCCTAATTGTGAGCGCTACCAAATACTCGTATCTCTGCAATGCAGCATAAATACTGCATCGCAGCAATGAACGAGGACATATCATGGCAGTTACCCGATCAAACTCTGGGCTAGACGTCGTTTTGGATGCTGGCCGCACAATTTTTCATCAAAGGCGTGAACAGATCCGACAGGCGCTGGCCAAGCGTAAGGTCTATCGCGCCACGTTTTCAGAACTCGCGGCGCTCACGGACCGTGATCTGAGAGATCTGGGCATACCGCGCAGCAACATCAAGAGATTGGCTATGGAGGCCGTTTATGACTGTTAACTCACATACGGCTGGGCCTGAAGGCCGTCATGCCGTCACCGCTACAATCTCTTTGTCAAAGATGGCGCATGGCTTTGTTTCGATACTGGCGCCGATTGGGGCCAAAGCACATTCCGTACTGAAATCCCTTCAAATGGCCAGGATGCTGTCCACCCTCGCGAACATGAGCGACCATCAGCTTGCCCAGATTGGTATCCGGCGCTCTGACATACCCAAGTATGCAGAAACACTGATGGCTGAGGAATAAATAACAGGCCGATAGGTCTGAGAAATACACGAAAAGTGCTGGTTCTCGCTCCTCCCAGAGTAAGCCAGCACGAGCGGCGGCGGCAACAAAACCAACAGGGAGCGCCAATGCACAGGGCCAGCATCTTCACCTCCTCCCGAAGAAGCTGGCCCATACTTTTGGGCAGACGGGAGGCTCAAGCAATGCGTCTCAACAGATATCCTCAGGATATCCCGGTCGGTCGTCTCTATGCGGCCAATCAAGGCAAAATTCGGGATTACTTTCAACGTCTCGATATCCGTTCCCGTCGCGCGCGGTTTTGTGGAGCGGTCAGCGACGATAGACTCTTAGATTACGCCAGAACATCTTTAGTGGTGACAGCATTGTCTGTGGCGCTTCTGTCGACGGTCAATTGTGGGGAGCTGCCGTTCGCTGCACTTGCAAAGTTATTGCATTAGGTTGGCTATTAGCTGACCTGCCCCCCAAACACCAGATTCAGCCATAACTCGCGACCGACCCAATCTACCGATTTCGAAAAACGAGAGGCATGAAATTTAGTCAAATATTTAGTTTTACATTATTGAAGGAACAGCATGCTTTTGATCGAGATCAAGAGCCCAAACTGTTGGATGCTGCGCTCTGGTCGAATGCCTGCTTCACTAAAAAAGAAAACACTCTACCTCACCAGAGCAAGTAAGCGAATTACTGGCTTGAAGTTTGCGCTTTTTTGTAGTCCTCAACGACGGACATAAACCATTTCTGACATTCCGCTTCTAACGCTGCTGCGCTTTCTGCGCTTAGTAGAGCTTCGTCGTCATCGATGCCCATTTTTCGACACGGGGATAAAACGGTCACTCCCTCAAAGCGTGGCCAAATCGCGCGCGATCAAATAAGCGAAATAACCAACAGCGAGGAGTACCACCAAAACCGCCAATGCTGTCTTTTTAGGAAACGTCATTTTGGGTCGCGTATTTTTTTCCGTTCTCAGCCAGCGCACAAAGTCGATCAGCAGCTTGACGGCCCAAACAAGGACCACGGCCAACCCGATGAGCCCCATAGGCCCAGCAACGAATTTTAGCACCACGGACACAATCACAAATATCAAAAGTAAAGCCGCATTGGCGGGTATTTTTGATGGTTTCATATCTGAGGTCTCGTTCATCATTTGTCTTTCACTGTTGTTCGCATCGTTCAAAGTCAAGAAGGCTTAAGCGTACACAAATCACTCAGGATGAAAAATATGGCTCGAATGATCGTTAGAGTTTTTTAGAATACACCATGGAGGCCCTCGCCACTGTATTCAAACATCTTGCGCATCGCCCAACAACATGCTTTTGTGAAAATAATTTTTCACGGAGATACCATGCCGCCCAAAAAAAATGACACGTTTCTGGCGCGTATCAAAGGTAATCTCCACGAAATGCACCCTACGGAACGGCGGTTGGCAGATTTTCTTTTGAGTTTCCCTGGAGAACTTGCCAGCTATACCGCAACCGAACTCGCTCAACTTGCGGGGGTCTCAAACGCCACAGTCTCCCGTTTTATTAAAAAGCTAGGGTATGAAAGCTACGATGAGGCACGAAGACATGTGCGCACGGACCAAAAGACAGGTGCTGCAATTTACCTTTTGGGATCCAAGACCAAAAATCCTGACGAACTGATCAATGCTCATATCAACCAAGCGAAAGACAACATTGACCATACGTTTTCCATGACCAACCTAAAGGAAATTGATCAACTGGCAGAAACCATTTTGGCAGCCCGAAGAGTTTGGGTAATTGGTTTCAGAACAAGCTTTTCATTCGCCAATTACTTTCAGTGGCAAATTCTACAAGTGATAGAGGGTGTCAGTGTCATTCCGCAGCAGGGTGAAACTTTAGCGGAACACATCGCTGGTATATCTTCAGAGGACTGTGTGGTTTTCCTTGGGCTGCAAAGGCAGGTCAGTGGAAACATCCAATTGCTTAACCTGATCCAGAGTACTGGTGCGAGGACGGCGTTTATTTCCGATGGAAATGAGGAACGCAAAAAAGGATTGGACTGGCATTTTCACTGTCGAACGGCAGCGCCTGGACCACTCTTCAATCATGCTTCCTTGATCGCGTTGCTGCACCTTATTGCCGTGAGGGTGATCGAATTGGCGGGCCCAACTGGGCGCAAACGCTTGGCGATGATAGAATCGCTCCACGAGACTTTAGGCGACATTTAACTATTTCAGCTTATTTTCTTAGCCTGCCGCCACAAATTTGAGCGATTTTCGACAAAACTCCGCAAAACTACAGTTTTCAAAATTTGAATATTTGTTTGCCCTCGCGCGGTATATTTTTTTCATAAAGGCTGTAGATGAAAAGAATTTTCCACGCGCTGGATTTTTTTCACATCGATCATGGAAACAACAAGGAGAGAACGAAGATGTACATAACGGACATACGTTTCACTGGAGGGATGGCTTGGTTAGGAAAAAGTGTCCTGCGACCTGTCGCTATAACGGTTTCGGTGGTGGCATTCGCAGCTACATTGACTTCATCTGCCCTCGCGCAGGGTACGCTCAGGGTAGCAATTACAGCCTCAGATATTCCCTTGCCAAATGGTCAGACGGATCAAGGCGCGGAAGGTATGCGCTTTCTTGGATATCAGGTGTTTGAGGCGCTTGTAGCTTATGACCTCGCCTCTGCCGACAAGCCGGTGACTCTTATACCGGGTCTAGCGACGGAATGGTCCGTTAACCCTGACGACAAAACAAAATGGACCTTTACCCTGCGAGACGGTGTTGAATTTCATGACGGGTCGGCATTTGATGCCAATGCAGTCATTTGGAATTTGGACAAGCTCCTAAACCAGGACGCGCCCCAATTCGATCCACGCCAATCCGCGCAAGGCAAGGGCCGCATTCCTACGGTCGTCAGCTATGAAGCCATTGACAACAAGACTGTCGAAATAACAACCGCGTCACCAGATGCGCTGTTCCCTTTTCAGATCGCTTGGATCGTTATGTCGAGCCCAGCACAATGGGAGGCTGTGGGCAGCTGGGATGCTTTTCTGAATGCGGCATCGGGCACCGGACCGTTCACGGTTGAAGAATATGTGCCTCGCGAACGCGCTGTTCTGGTACGCAACGATAACTACTGGAATCCGGATCGCACGCCAAAACTGGACAAGGTAATCCTTTTGCCAGTTGCCGATTCTTCTGCGCGCGTTGCAGCATTGCGTTCTGGGCAGGTTGATTGGATAGAAGCTCCGCCATCCGACGCTCTCGACAGTATGACTGGCGCTGGCTTCAATGTTGTTTCGAATGTTTACCCACATGTATGGCCATGGCATCTGTCTATGCTTGAAGGGTCGCCGTGGCGCGATGAGCGCATTCGCAAGGCCGCAAATCTGGCGATTGACCGTGAAGGTATGAAAGTTCTGCTGGGCGGCCTGATGGCACCGGCACAAGGTATGGTTCCCGCAAGCAGCGATTGGTTTGGCGAACCGGAGTTCAAAGTGACCTATGATGTGGAAGCTGCGCGCGCGTTGATGGCCGAGGCCGGATATTCCAAAGAGAATCCTGTCAGTGTTAAGGCGATCATTTCGCCATCGGGTGGCGGTCAGATGCAGCCCATTCTGATGAATGAACTCATCCAGCAAAACCTAGCTGAAATTGGCATCGACGTGGAATTTGATGTCCGCGACTGGAATGCTTTATTGGCTAATTGGCGGGCGGGTGCAAAAGACCCGACGACTGATGGCGCGCATTCGACAAACAGTTCATATTTTAGCCAAGATCCCTTTACCTCGCTAATGCGTCACGTCGATAGTCGTCTCGAAGCGCCAAAAGGTACGAATTGGGGTTACTATGAAAACGCCGAAGTCGATGAGTTGATCGATACGATCCGTGGCGAATTCGATCAAGAAAAGCAACTTGAAGCGATCCAAAGTTTGCATGAACACTATGTGGATAATGCGTTGTTCCTATTCGTTGCACATGACGTGCAACCAAGGGTTCTGGCACCAAATGTCAAGGGATTTGTCCCGGCGCAGAACTGGTTCCAAGACCTTACTTCCACGTATATCGATTAATGCAGTGATCAAAAAGGAGACTGCAATTGCTGTCCTACATTCTTAAAAGAATTGCATACGCAATTCCAGTCTCTTTCGCTGTAAGTTTGATCTGCTTTTCGTTGGTTCAACTGGCACCAGGCGACCCTCTTGCCCTGGTGCTACCCACAGACGCAACGCAAGAAATGATCAACGCAACAAAAGCGCGCTATGGACTAGATAAGCCGCTATCGGTTCAATATGGCTACTGGCTTTGGAACGTACTTCAGGGCGATTTTGGCACCTCAATCTCGACAGGTCGTTCGGTCGCATCGGAAATTGGCAACGCGATAGGGTATTCGCTGGCACTCGCAGGATTGGCGTCGCTGATCGGGTTTACCGTCGGTACTGGATTAGGTTTGATCGCCGGATACCAAGTGGGCTCTCCGGTTGATAAAGTCGCATCTGCTATCTCAATCTCGGGTGTCTCTATTCCAAACTATTGGCTTGGCATTGTTCTTGTCGTGATCTTCTCGGTCAATCTGAACCTGTTCCCGTCAATGGGGGCAGGTACAGGAAGCGACATGACCTTGCTAGAACGGCTGAGATTTATGGTTTTACCCGCTGTGACCTTGGCCGCCGCACCCGCTGGGATCGTAACACGTTCTGTACGCGCGCTCGTCGCCGAGAAACTGAGCATGGAATTTGTAAACGCGCTGCGAGCGAAGGGTCTGACAGAACCACAGATCTTCGCTCATGTGGTCAAAAATGCGGCTCCAACCGCACTGGCCGTTATTGGCGTCCAGATGGGGTATCTAATGGCCGGGTCTATTCTAGTGGAAACGGTGTTTTCTTGGCCTGGTACTGGCTTGCTGCTGAATGGAGCGATCCTTCAGCGCGATATTCCTTTATTGCAAGGCACAATACTTGTTCTCGCAATGTTTTTTGTCAGCCTGAACCTATTGGTTGATATCATCCAACCTCTGCTTGACCCAAGGATCCGTCGCTCATGATCGAAACAGCTGAAAACTTTGATGTGCCGAGCGAAATCGTCATCATCTCTAAAGGTTACTGGTCATCTGTCTTGCGCAGATTGCTGAAAGACAAAGTGTCGGTTTGCTGCATGATTGCTCTTGGGGTCATAATTTTAGCGACAATCTTCGCCCCGCTGCTGACACAATACGACCCCGCCGTCGGAACCGTTGTCAAAAGGCTTAAACCTGTGGGGACGGAAGGCTACATTCTGGGTACTGATGAACTTGGGCGCGATATGGTCACCCGATTGCTATATGGCGGGCGGATGTCTTTGTTGATGGGTATTCTGCCTGTAATTTTTGCCCTGCTCGTTGGTGGGACCTTGGGCACCTTTGCGGGGTACACTGGCGGATGGACCAACGCAATTATCATGCGGTCAACAGACGTCGTCTTTGCTTTTCCATCCGTGCTTTTGGCAGTGGCTATTGCGGGCGCATTGGGGGCTGGCTTCACCAACGCGCTTGTTGCCCTGACCGTTGTTTTGATCCCGCCAGTTGTGCGTATCACTGAAAGCGCTACGACACAGGTACGTTCCCTTGATTTCGTCGAAGCGGCACAGGCAAGCGGTGCTGGTAGTTTCACCATCATTCGGGTGCATATACTGGGCAATATCCTTGGGCCGGTCCTTGTCTACGCTTCCAGCCTGTTGTCTGTCGCTATCATCATGGCGGCGGGTCTTTCTTTCATCGGTTTGGGGGCAAAACCGCCGACCCCAGAGTGGGGTTTGATGCTGAACACATTGCGCGGAGCAATTTATAGCCAGCCTCTGATCGCGGCTCTTCCCGGTGTGATGATCTTTATTGTCTCACTCAGTTTCAATCTGCTGTCCGATGGGCTGCGCAGCGCGATGGATGTCCAATGAGAACGTCAGAAAAAATAGATCTTCAAGTGCCCATTCTTTCCGCCGAAGGTCTGTCAAAAACCTTCCAAGTGCGTGGAAGTGGTTTTTTGGAAAAGCCAAAGCAGGTTCACGCCGTGTCTGAATTTTCCTTTACTCTGGCCAAGGGGGCTACCCTTGGCATCGTTGGGGAAAGCGGTTGTGGCAAGTCCACAACAGCGCGGTTATTGATGAATCTGATTGAACCAGATGCCGGTGTCATCCAGCTGGAAGGCAAAGTTGTTGGCAAAAGTCGCGCAGAGTTGAATGCTTTTCGGCGCGATGTGCAAATGGTGTTTCAAGATAGCTCTGCGTCTTTAAATCCCCGTCTAACCATCGAGCAATCCATCATGTTCGGCCCCGTTGTGCACGGCGTGGAGAAAACGGTTGCCAAAGAAGCTGCCCACGCTCTTCTTGCCAAGGTGGGACTAGAACCGCGCCGGTTCGCTAACCGCTATCCACACGAGGTGTCCGGCGGTCAACGACAGCGGATCAACATCGCTCGCGCATTGGCGCTAAAACCCAAAGTGGTGATCTTTGACGAAGCTGTATCGGCCCTAGATAAATCTATCGAAGCTCAAGTCCTGAACTTGCTTATGGATCTGAAAGAAGAACTCAAGCTAAGCTATATCTTCATTTCGCATGACCTTAACGTAGTGCGATATATCAGTGATCAGGTGCTGGTGATGTATCTTGGCAAAATCATCGAGTTCGGTCGCGCTGCGGATGTCTATGAGTGCCCCAGTCATCCATACACAAAGGCCCTGCTTGCTTCGATGCCCAGCTCTGATCCGAATTTCCGCACTCTGGAACCGCCTATCTTTGGTGATCCACCCAGCCCCATTGACCTGCCACTCGGGTGCGGATTTGGTCCTCGCTGCAAGTTCCAATCGGATGTTTGTATTGCATGGTTTCCTCAGCGCACAGACCTGACAGGGCATCACTCTGTCGCATGCCATCTATCGGACGCCACCTCTGGGCATCCTCAATCTGGAGAAAAGGTGCTCTGATGTCTAAAACAATATTGGAAGCAAAAAATCTGACGGTGCAATTTAAAACCGATCAGGGAATGATAACGGCGGTCGACAATATCGACATTCACCTTGAGAAGGGCCAAGTCCTTGGATTATTGGGTGAATCTGGCAGCGGTAAAAGTGTAACCCTGCGTTCGATCTTACGCATTCTACCGCAACATAAAACAGAGATTTCCGGTCAGGTTACAGTTGGCGACAAAGACGTCCTATCGTTACGCGGCAAGGCACTTGCCAATTATCGGGGCGGCGAAGTGGCCATGATCTTTCAAGAGCCAGCCACAGCTTTCGACCCAGTGTTCACTATAGGATATCAAATTGCAGAAACCGTCATGCGCCATATGGGCGTAAGTCGAAAGGACGCAAATGCCCGCGCACTTGAGATGCTTGACTTAGTAAAAATTCCATCAGCGAAATCGCGTTTGGGAAATTACCCTCACGAGATGTCGGGGGGATGCGCCAACGCGCAATGATTGCGCTGGCTTTGTCCTGTTCTCCGAAGCTTCTCCTCGCGGATGAACCGACGACAGCGCTGGATGCGACGGTCCAAATTCAGATCATTCTACTGCTGCGAGAACTACAGCAGGAACTGGGAATGGCTACCATTTTTGTAACCCACGATGTTGGCGTTGCCGCGGAGATATCTGACCGAGTTGTGGTTATGTATGGTGGGCGTATCGTCGAGCGAGGCGATGCGTCCGTAGTGTTGCGAAGGCCCCGCCATCCCTACACCAATGGTTTGCTGTCATCGACTGTTCATGGGGTCGCTCCAGGCAGTAAAATTGACGCTATTCCAGGTATGCCGCCAGATCTTGCCGCGATGCCGCCGGGATGCGCATTTTCCCCGCGCTGCAAGCATGCAACGGCCGACTGCATGGCCGCACCTCCCCAGTTGTCTTTGGTGACACAATCCCATGAAATCGCCTGCACAATCAAACCAGAGCTTAAAGCAATATGAGGAAATCCATTCGCATAGTTCTGCTAAACCCAAATTCAAATTCCGCGACCACCGATTCTATGCTTGAGATAGCAAAACGGGCCGCCCCTCCAGAGGTATGGATCGAGGCTCAAACAATGGAATATGGACCGTCATTCATAGCGAATGAAACGGCTTTAGCTGAAGCTGCCAAGTTGGTAGTGCAAGCAGGAATTGCGGCAGACCGCGAAGGTGTGGATGGTATCCTTGTTGCTGGGTTTGGTGATCCTGGCCTCACCGAGCTGCGCAAAGCCGTAAATATTCCGGTTACTGGAATTGCAGAGGCTGGCATGGCGAAAGCTGCTGAAGGCGGGCGCAAATTTTCAATTATCACCACGACACCGGACCTTAAACAATCGATTGAACGCACAGCGTTCCGATACGGATACACAAATCGACTGGTGGCTGTGCATATTACAATCGGTGACACAAACACTGTGATGGGTAACAAAAACATGATGTCAAAGGCTCTTTTGCAAATTGCGCATCAAAGCGCCCAGAATGACGGCGTCGATGCAATTCTAATCGGTGGCGGACCATTGGCATCTTCCGCTGATCAAATCGCGAGTGAAAGTTCACTACCTATTATCGAACCAGTTCTCGAAGGCATTCTGCTGTCAATATCACGCGTTCTTGGCAGTAAAAATACCAAGCCTGAAGGGAGCGAATTTTAGAAAGCGACGCCATCGCAGAAGGCGTGAATGGATCATGTAATTAATATGGACCACGCCGAGTTCCTTGGAGGCCGATTAACCTTAGTTACGTGACTAGGTCTGGTTTTGCCAGTCCGCCGCACAATCTCGCGTATCGGCATCTTGTCTCTCAAGCCCCACCGTCGAATGATATATGCAATTTCAGCTTGTCACGAACTTCAGCTTCAATAAGCTGCTCAAAAATATAATCCTAGACTAGAAACTGAGTTCGCTTGGGAATGGTGTCTAGCTACCGCCAAAGTCGTGGCACATCATGTTGGAGAAATAAATGGAATTCGCAACCTTTGATCTTCAGGGATTCGAAAAAGCAGGTTTATCTCAGCGAAAAATACTTGCCGCGCAGTTGGACAAGATCTGCCGAGACAGCGGGTTCCTCGTTTTGACTGGGCACGGCGTTCCGGAAAACTATATTACGGATATGCAGAATGCAGTGCAAGAATTCTTCAAGCAAGCACCCGATGACAAACAAAAAGTGAAAGCACCCTACGCTGGTTATCCCTATGGTTATCTGGGGCCAAATAGCGAGGCGCTAGCCAAGTCAAAGGGCGTAGATACGCCACCAGATCTGAAGGAGAGTTTCAACGGTGGGCCGCAAGAAGTGCCCCATGGTATCGTCGATCCTGAGGCATTGGAATTTTGCTATGTCCCAACGATATGGCCAGACCTAGACGGTTTCAAACCCGCGTGGCAAACTTATTATGGCGAGATGGAACGTCTAGCCTCGCGGATTATGGTGGCATTTGCAGTCGCGTTGAACCTGCCCGACGGCTTCTTCGAAGATTACATCAATCATCCGATTTCCGGTTTGCGGGCGTTGAATTATCCTGCAACAGATGAGATTTCGTTGCTGAATCAACAACGAGCAGGTGCGCACACTGACTATGGGTCACTTACGATCTTGCTGCCGCAAGCTGAAAGCCAAGGTCTACAAGTTGCTTTGCCGGATGGGGGCTGGTTTGATGTACCGACACCCGAAGGTGCGTTTGTAATCAATATTGGTGATCTAATGGCGCGATGGACTGTCGACCGTTGGGTCAGCACATTGCACCGTGTCGTCGCAAAGCCATATCAACCCGCTCGGCAATCATTGGCATTTTTTCATCAACCCAATTGGGACTCCGTGATTGCCCCCCTAGATGGCTCTAAAAAATACGAAAACGTTTTGTCAGGGCCGTATTTGATGGAAAAATTCAAAAGCACCGGATCTTAGATGCATCACAATGCATAAATCCAACAGAAGAGAGGCGGCCTGTTTTTCAGGGAGCCCTAGAAGTTGAGAGAATGGCTGAACACTCCAAACAACATGCAATGCGACACCGAGATACAACAACGTAAGAGGTGCCAATACGAAGCACCAAGTCGTCGTCTTTCGGACAACATCCGCAAACGAGTGACCAATCGAAATGCCGTTTTTCCCGCGTTTTTTCAACATACGTCCCGCCTTATTCATCTACCCAACAACAACTAAATGTAATGTTATAATGCGAAATGAGGCTAGGATATATAGCCCTAGTTTCCTTCAACCCTCATGCACTTGGGCCTCCTTAGTGGCACCAATATGGACCTCCCAAAAACGACCGTTTGTGAGAAGCCGCCTTCAATAATACATTAGGCAATTCCTTAGCATTTTTCCATTCAAGTCGTTATCAAATGAATCTGATAGTCATTTTGACAAAGGGGGCAGGGATTTGGATCAAAAACTAGGGGTATGTCTTACCAGTTGCGGCGTCCTTCTCGGCACCATGGCGCAGGCAGATTGTCCTGTAGGACAAGAAGCCTTCACGTCGTGTCAGATTGAGGGGCGCAACACCGAAGTCTTTGTTTGTTTTGATGATCAGGTCGCAACCTATCGCTACGGGCCAATTGGTGGAACGCCTGATCTGCTTTTGTCGGATACCGTGACGCATGTGGATTTTGAGGCGTGGTCTGGTCTGGGCAAAGCGATCAGTGAGACCGTCACGTTTTACAACGGCGATTTTAGCTATGAGGTTGGTGGAGGATTTGATCGGCCCTTTTCGGAAGAGGAGATGGAGCTTGGTCCTCGACGCTTTGGTTGGATCGACGTTGCTCAGGACGGTCAAAGCCTTAGCAGGCTCGAATGCATCCCCGACACAGTGGGCTATGGGTGGGGCGGTGGAATTTATGATGCCAAAGTGGTGGCTGGTCTGGTCTGGGACGACTATTCCAAAACATGGATGGGAGATGTTGTGACCCAAACCCCCATTTTGCTTTCGGACGACGAGGGCGGGTGTTTAGTGGGACCCGAATTTAGGCTTGGCGGTGTCGCCATGGGTGACCCTGTGGCGACGCTGCATAAACTCGGATCACCCGAAGTAAGCGGTGTGTTTTTGCCTGATGGCCGCGAGATAGACCGTGTGACAGCGATGGGCATGGATATTGATATCCTGAATAACCTCGTGATCGGGATGACTGCCACGGATCAAATATGGGACATGCCTTCGGGATTGCGTGTTGGTCTAACGCGGGGCGAGGTCATTGCGATTTTGGGCCGTGTGCCTGGCGGTGCGAGACCTGACGCGGATGTATTCAACGCCATCGTTTGCTCGGAAGCGCCGCAAGATGTCGCAAACTGGTATGCCGCGATTGCATTTGGGCCAGACAAGCGTGTGCAGAGCATCAAGTTCATAAGTCTAGCGCCGTGATTTCATACGCTTGCAAGGGTGAGCCTGCTACGCATTAAATACGACTGCGAACAATGCCTGAGGGAGGGCCGTGGCTCGTTCGTCAGGATCATTATGTAGAAATGGTTATATGTGGTGACAGCCAAGTCAGTCACTGCTTATAATAACCTATCCATCAAGTTTTTTGAAACGAGAAAAGTCGATGAGAACTAGGGTTTCGATCTTTCCCGTTTTTGCATTCTGTATTGTGGCAACCGATGTCTCTGCGGATTGCGCACAAGGGATGATACCCTTTTCGTCTTGTGAAATTGTTGGTCGATCCACTTCCTTAAATATTTGCCACGATGATTTCACAGTGAGCTACCGTTATGGAACACGGGGCAAAGTTCCTGAACTCTATCTGTCAGAACCTATTGCAACAGTTGATTATCGCCCTTGGGACGGCGATGCCCTTATAGGGTCGATCACCTTCCGCAATGGTGCATACGCTTATGAGGTCGTGAGTGGTTTCAACTCGGAATTTTCTGACGAGGGATTGAGCCATTTTGGCTGGGTCACCGTGTCATATAATGGTGAAGAGTTGTCTAAACTTGAATGCGTCCAAACGTCAGTGGAGTCCGTCTATGGTTCAGATGTCTATGACCTAAAGGTCGCTGCTGGCCTTCGTTGGGATGGTGAGGAAACTGGATGGGTAGCTGTGTCTGGTTCTAATTGATCAACAACATAGCCGAAATCAGAAACTTCAATCGGACAACTGAAGCATCAAGCTGACTGACATCCAGAACAACACGAGACGAGCCCGTCAGGTCCCTCACAGACTATCGTTCGGCACCGCAACATGCCAATCTAAATATTACACACTCACAAGCCACCAGGATCAATCTGATGGTCATTTTACATGCATGGTGAGGATGACATTTGGATCGTTCTAGCAGTTTCATCAAAAACAGATCGAATTCAAAGCACTAATAATCGCGAACCTAACCATTTGGCCAAAGTGTGAGGTATCCATCAGACGCCTGTTCTCCGCTAACCTGTAAGCGACAGTTTAATATTGGGTAGTTATCATTATCATTTTTGAAGAGGCAA
This Falsihalocynthiibacter arcticus DNA region includes the following protein-coding sequences:
- a CDS encoding MurR/RpiR family transcriptional regulator; protein product: MPPKKNDTFLARIKGNLHEMHPTERRLADFLLSFPGELASYTATELAQLAGVSNATVSRFIKKLGYESYDEARRHVRTDQKTGAAIYLLGSKTKNPDELINAHINQAKDNIDHTFSMTNLKEIDQLAETILAARRVWVIGFRTSFSFANYFQWQILQVIEGVSVIPQQGETLAEHIAGISSEDCVVFLGLQRQVSGNIQLLNLIQSTGARTAFISDGNEERKKGLDWHFHCRTAAPGPLFNHASLIALLHLIAVRVIELAGPTGRKRLAMIESLHETLGDI
- a CDS encoding ABC transporter permease, whose amino-acid sequence is MICFSLVQLAPGDPLALVLPTDATQEMINATKARYGLDKPLSVQYGYWLWNVLQGDFGTSISTGRSVASEIGNAIGYSLALAGLASLIGFTVGTGLGLIAGYQVGSPVDKVASAISISGVSIPNYWLGIVLVVIFSVNLNLFPSMGAGTGSDMTLLERLRFMVLPAVTLAAAPAGIVTRSVRALVAEKLSMEFVNALRAKGLTEPQIFAHVVKNAAPTALAVIGVQMGYLMAGSILVETVFSWPGTGLLLNGAILQRDIPLLQGTILVLAMFFVSLNLLVDIIQPLLDPRIRRS
- a CDS encoding ABC transporter permease, which codes for MIETAENFDVPSEIVIISKGYWSSVLRRLLKDKVSVCCMIALGVIILATIFAPLLTQYDPAVGTVVKRLKPVGTEGYILGTDELGRDMVTRLLYGGRMSLLMGILPVIFALLVGGTLGTFAGYTGGWTNAIIMRSTDVVFAFPSVLLAVAIAGALGAGFTNALVALTVVLIPPVVRITESATTQVRSLDFVEAAQASGAGSFTIIRVHILGNILGPVLVYASSLLSVAIIMAAGLSFIGLGAKPPTPEWGLMLNTLRGAIYSQPLIAALPGVMIFIVSLSFNLLSDGLRSAMDVQ
- a CDS encoding LysR family transcriptional regulator; this encodes MDISAQMLTFATVVERGSISAAARTIGQTPSAVSKQIGLLEDQVHYRLLNRTRTGVSPTQEGQEFYEKCKAMAEKYKEAEALILNLDGIPRGMLKIASSVAFGKSQLIPVLPAFLEENPDVQVSLELTDRVVDLQSEGFDATICFAEQRKIPDIMVRRIMQSRRVLCASPTYLERRGNPKNFEELRQHNCLRIAGNSNRNSWNDSDPFNGQGFEAKGRFEGNSTDVIYRAALAGIGIARLPCYMADRKFQSGDLIHVLPEYAPPSTDIAIMFAEKRNLAPKTRALIDFLVHQFRDVPEYQMTGS
- a CDS encoding DUF1127 domain-containing protein → MAVTRSNSGLDVVLDAGRTIFHQRREQIRQALAKRKVYRATFSELAALTDRDLRDLGIPRSNIKRLAMEAVYDC
- a CDS encoding DUF1127 domain-containing protein encodes the protein MTVNSHTAGPEGRHAVTATISLSKMAHGFVSILAPIGAKAHSVLKSLQMARMLSTLANMSDHQLAQIGIRRSDIPKYAETLMAEE
- a CDS encoding ABC transporter substrate-binding protein — translated: MAWLGKSVLRPVAITVSVVAFAATLTSSALAQGTLRVAITASDIPLPNGQTDQGAEGMRFLGYQVFEALVAYDLASADKPVTLIPGLATEWSVNPDDKTKWTFTLRDGVEFHDGSAFDANAVIWNLDKLLNQDAPQFDPRQSAQGKGRIPTVVSYEAIDNKTVEITTASPDALFPFQIAWIVMSSPAQWEAVGSWDAFLNAASGTGPFTVEEYVPRERAVLVRNDNYWNPDRTPKLDKVILLPVADSSARVAALRSGQVDWIEAPPSDALDSMTGAGFNVVSNVYPHVWPWHLSMLEGSPWRDERIRKAANLAIDREGMKVLLGGLMAPAQGMVPASSDWFGEPEFKVTYDVEAARALMAEAGYSKENPVSVKAIISPSGGGQMQPILMNELIQQNLAEIGIDVEFDVRDWNALLANWRAGAKDPTTDGAHSTNSSYFSQDPFTSLMRHVDSRLEAPKGTNWGYYENAEVDELIDTIRGEFDQEKQLEAIQSLHEHYVDNALFLFVAHDVQPRVLAPNVKGFVPAQNWFQDLTSTYID